In the Telopea speciosissima isolate NSW1024214 ecotype Mountain lineage chromosome 2, Tspe_v1, whole genome shotgun sequence genome, one interval contains:
- the LOC122650712 gene encoding pirin-like protein, translating into MVYVHCTIAHALEKIKYPDSDIYWKKYEDKYHSSSQFTAGRLAMNHSDFIITSTYQEIAGRGGRWSFDPFLVLDEFFVTAPTGFPDHPHRGFETVTYMLEGAFTHQDFAGHKGTIRTGDLHVYMLINITFLILIVPGSKIQSQTHRIEPNYQELGKEDIKTLEEDGVEVRVIVGEAMSVCSPVYTPTLAIIYISLLICMNEFFSYKMSLPNSLLASIPVLPGNTYKR; encoded by the exons ATGGTTTATGTGCATTGTACAATTGCACATGCActggagaaaataaaatatccagATTCAGACATATATTGGAAAAAATACGAGGACAAGTACCATTCCTCAAGCCAATTTACTGCTGGTAGACTTGCCATGAACCATTCAGACTTTATAATCACCAGTACATACCAAGAGATTGCAGGAAG AGGTGGAAGATGGTCTTTTGATCCTTTCCTCGTGTTGGATGAATTCTTTG TTACTGCTCCTACTGGATTCCCAGACCATCCTCACAGAG GTTTTGAGAcagttacatacatgttggag GGAGCTTTCACTCATCAAGATTTTGCTGGACACAAAGGCACAATAAGAACTGGAGACTTACATGTATATATGTTGATTAACATCACATTTCTTATTCTTATAGTCCCTGGATCCAAAATTCAATCCCAAACTCACAGGATTGAACCCAACTATCAAGAATTGGGAAAGGAGGATATTAAGACACTAGAAGAAGATGGAGTTGAAGTCAGAGTTATTGTAGGGGAAGCAATGAGTGTCTGTTCTCCAGTATATACCCCAACACTGGCAAT AATATATATATCCTTGCTTATCTGCATGAATGAATTTTTCTCCTACAAGATGTCTCTCCCAAATAGTCTTTTGGCATCTATTCCTGTTCTTCCTGGGAATACTTACAAGAGGTGA